The uncultured Eubacteriales bacterium region GGATGGCCTCGGACTTGGCCGGATCACTCTCCTGGAAAATGGCAGACTGGTCGGTATCGGAGCCAATGGCCAGCTTGCCCGTCTCCTTGGCGGCCTCGAACACGCCAATACCGGCGTTGGAGGCCAGCTGGAACACCACGTCCGCACCCGCGTTATACTGGACCAGGGCCAGCTCCTTGCCTTTGGCGGAGTCGTCCCAGTTGCCGGTGTAGGAAACCATGGCTTTAATGTCGGGATTCACGTAGGCTGCACCCTCCAAGTAGCCGACGAGGGAATCGTTTACGATGGTGGAGTCCTCGCCGCCGATGAAACCTATGACGCCCGTCTTGGAGACGCTTGCTGCCGCCATGCCGGCCAGGAAAGATCCCTCGTTGGCGTTGTAGGACATGCTGTAGACGTTTTCAATGCCCTCGATAGGCTCGTCGAAGAACCAGAATTCCTTTTCAGGATAGTCCTTTGCGGCATTTTCGATGTACTCCACCATGGTCCAGGAGCCGGCGACAATTACATCCCAATCCTCGCTCAGGGTGTCCTTGATGATAGAGTCATATTTAGATTTGTCAGTGGTCATTTCGATGATCTTGGTCTCAACTTCGTTGGGATACTTCTCCTTGATGGCGTTAATCCCGGCGGCGGAGCAGTCATACCACGCCAGGTCTCCCAGGTAGCCGTTCAGCAGAAGGACGATTTTCGTCTTTTCGCCCGCCCCCTGGCTATCTCCCGGGCTGGCGGAATTTCCCCCGCCCGAAGCGGAGTTCCCGCAACCGGCCGCGCTAGCCAGAAGTCCTACCGCCAATATCATGCTGATGATTTTCTTGAAGCCATGCTTTTTCATAAATAAGTCCTCCATCCTTTTTACCTTTTGTTCTGGATCGGTTTGGCAGTCATTAAAACGTTTTAATAATGTTAAAAAAATAAAATGACTGCGCCCCTTGTCTTTTCGCGTCATCTGACGCTTGGATATTATCATAATTGCACGACTTATGTCAATTATTTTTGGCTCTGTTTATTATTTTTGACTTTTTGCATATATTTAGATTGACTATTTTGAACGAATATACTAAAATCGTTTTAGTAGACAATAAGCGTTTATTAATACATAAGATCAGAAAGGCGCAGGATGTATGCGGGCAACCATTAAGGACGTGGCAAAGGCCGCGGGAGTCTCTCCCTCTACCGTTTCCCTTATCATCAACGAAAAGCCGGTCCCTATTTCAAAGGGCACCCGCGAAAAGGTCATGAGGGCGGTCAACGAACTGCACTACAGGCCGAATCAGCTTGCGGTAGGTCTCGTTACCAATACCACCAATACCATTGGACTAATTCTTCCCGATTCTAATAACCCTTTTTTTGCCTCCCTCTCCAATCAAATTGAAATCAGGCTCCGACACGAAAATCTGAATGTGATCATCGGCAACACAGGCGGGGATCCCCAGATCACAAGACAATACCTACGTATCTTTTCTGACCGGCGTGTAGACGGCATTGTTCTTGCCCAGCTGGATTTCGAGAACGAAGAAGAGACGGCGAAGTGTCAGGAGCTCCTAAGAAATATTGATATCCCCATCGTCTATGTGGACCGTGTGGCGGGCGACGGCAATCATTTCTCCGTGGAAGTGGATCAGACACAAATTGGATATCTGGCGACTAAGCACCTTCTGGACCTGGGACACAGGCAGATCGGCTGCGCGTCTGGCTCTATCCGCTTAAATGTCAATGCGCGCAGATACGAGGGGTACCGTATGGCCTTCGAGGAGTGCCGTCTCAGCGTAAACCCCGACCTTCTCTTCTGCGACTCCTTGTCCATTGAGTGCGGGCGCAGGGCTCTGCCATGCCTGCTGGGACAAAACGTCTCGGCTATCTTCGCCTTTAACGACATGATCGCCTACGGCATCTACAAAGAGTGCCACAGTTATAATCTGTCCATTCCCCACAACCTGTCAGTCATTGGCGTGGATGACATCGCCTTATCCGACATCATCTACCCGCCCCTCACCACCGTTGCGCAGCCGGTATCCGAAATAGCGGAGCACGCGGTGAGTGGGATGCTGAATTTGCTGCAAAACCCGAAAGAGCACCAGAATGCAGTGGCCAAGCTGAATCCTATTCTGAAGGTACGGGGAAGCACCACAAAAACCGGGTAGAAACAGTAGAGACAAGAGCTCTCGGGTTCCTTCCCCAGGATGACTACACCTTCGTTCCCATCTCTGAAATCTTCCTCCCACAGCCCTACACCATCGACCACACCGGACGGCATACTGGAGTAAATTCGCCGCCACAATAGAAAAAGCAAAGAATAACTGGGCTGAGGATGTAGACATCCCCTGCCCAGTTATTCTTTATTGTTATATCATAGCACCCTAGATCAGTGCTGTGATGCCGGAGACGGTTTGGCTCACAGTTTGAAAGCGCATCAAAATAGCGCTAATCTGCGCACGCGTTGCCGCGCCCTGGGGTGACAGGGTGGTCGAACTCACGCCATTGATCAGCCCCTCCCCGACAGCCCAGTTCATGGCGTCCACAGCGTAGTCGCTGATCGCACCGGCATCGGTAAATGCCTTGAGGTGATCTGTCTCATCTTTTTCCGCTCCGCTGTAGCGGTACAGGATCGTGACGATCTGTTCCCGGGTGACGGTCATTTCGGGCGCGAACAGGGTATCGGATATCCCCTTGACCACGCCGCTGCTCGCCGCCCAGATCACAGCATCGGTGTACCAGGTGCTGCCCTTCACGTCGGCAAAGGGGTTTGCCAGGTCCTTTACGCCGGGATTGCCCGCCACACGGTATAAAATTGTAACCAGCTGATCGCGGGTCACGGTGCCATCTACATCAAAGCGGGTCTCGGACACGCCCTTCATGTAGCCGCTGGAGATCATGAATTTCACAGCCTCATAGTACCATGCGTTTCTGTCCACATCGGCGTACTTCTCCTCGGGGCTGACAGCGGCGGCGGCCAGAGCGGCCTTTGCCTCCTTCACAACAGCCTCGACCGCATTGACGTCGGCGGCGGCGGTGATCTTCGCGCGGTAATCCCTCAGAACATCTTGGATCACGGCTTTCTGCGAATCGTCGGCCTCTTCCGTCAGCTTTGCGGCGTAGTCGTCCAGCTCGGTCAGGGCCTGGCTCTTCTTCTGCGCCAGCACAGCCTTGGGCGTCGGCTGAGAATTTCCGCTGTCAGGCTGCTGGGGGGCCTCCGTCTTCACAGCGGCCAGCGCGTCGTCGATCTGCCGCTGGGTCGCCGCACGATCCAGCAGCACCGCGACAGCGTCGGGGTTCAGGCCCGCGGGGGCGGCCTCCACCGCGGCATCCAGCGCGGTCTTGTCCGTCTTGTCCCTGAACAGTTTCACTTTCGGCGTACCCAGGAAGCTCTCGTCCACCACGCTGCCGTCGCCCTTGATTTTCGCGGCGTACAGGCTGGGATCAGCCAGAGGGCCGGAATCGTAAGCATAGGCGCCATATACGCCGTCCGTATTGTCCATCGCAAATACGATGGCATAGTAGGTGTCGGCCTCCAGGGTCACAGGCTCACCGAAGGTCAGGGTGTTGGCGCCGCCGTTGACCACGTCCTCCACCTTCAGGCGCGCGGTTGCGATCACCCCGTCCAGGGTTTTCTTGTCGGCCTTCAGCGTGTGGATACTGATGAGGACGTCCCCCCACGGGGCAGTGAGCTTTTTCAGATTGACCAGGATCTTGTTGAAGGTGACGGCCGCATCGCCGGTCCTGATCGTGCCGTAGCGCATCCGCTGGTCATCCCTCTGGCCGAAGGTGGGGTCTTTCATGAAACTCACGTTGGTGTAATAATCAAAGACCACATCATAGGTCCTCAGCTCCACCAGCCCTTCGACTGCGGCCCTGATCGCCGCGGCAGCCTGCCCGAACTCGGCGGCGGTGCCGTTCTTCACCACTGCCTCAGCGGCCTCAATGGCCAGTTTCAGAGCCTTCGCGGTGGAGGTGACGTACTGGGTCTGATCCACGTTCTTGCCTTCTGCTATTACCTGCTCCAATTCCTGCCGCGCGTCATCTCGTTCAATTTGGTCCGCAACATCGCGGACCATCTCGATGGTCACAGACTTGACGCCGGCGGGGATATGGACCGCACCGGCTGCCACGTCATAGGTGCAGCCAACAGAGACGGAGTCAATGTTGTCCACCAGAGCCAGCAGCTCCAGGCTGACAGCATTCTCCAGCGTGTCGCCGGTCAGGGTGAAGGTGATGGTCTTATCGTCGGTCTCCATCTTAAAGCCGATGCGCTTGCCGGCGTTGCACAGCCAGTTGGAGATCTCGATCTTCTCGCCGTCGCCGTTAAACTCCAGGGGCAGGCCGCGGCCCGCGATGATGGAACCGTCACCCTTCTCCGCCAGGAACGAATCAAGCAGGACCTTGGTGGCGGTGGACTGGCCCCACATATGCTGGCAGGAGCCGCCTCCGCCATTGGAGGACGCGCGATCCCACAGGTTGGTCGTTTCATCGGGGTAGGCAACGCCTTCCCACCAGCCGTACAGGCCGCTCATGGAATTGTTGATCATCCACAGATAGGACTCAATCCCACCATCGCGGTACTTCTCGCCACTCAGGGCCGCGGAGAAGTAGCCCGCGTTGTACGAGGAGGAGTAGAACCCATGGGGATAGCCGCCCATGTTGTAGGGGGAGTCGAATACGGCGCTCTTCTGCGCGATAATGTAGTCGTAAGTGGCATCGGTCTGATCCAAAAGCCAGGTATTCTGGTCAGCGCCAAACAGATAGCCATCCCAGTTCCAGCGGCCGAACAGGTAATGCGCGCCCCAGTTGCCGTCACGGATATCACTGCGGGCGGACAGCTCATTGGGGACGACCATGCTGATGGGGATGTAGCTGAAGTCATACTTCTTCATGGTATCGGCCAGAACCGCTTCCATGCTCTTGAGCAGGCTGTCGTACTCAGCCTTCGCCCAGTCAGACTCGGTCTTGTACTTTTCCTCATCAGTGAGGGCAAACAGCTCATCGCAGAGATACGAATAGGTCGTCAGGCCAAACAGAGCGGCCCAGTTGTCGATGACCCAGTAGCCATTGGAATCAATTGCGTTAGTAATTTTCATGATGCGGGCTGGTTTTCCGTCCTCATCCAAGATATTCCCGTAGACTACGCGCTCAGAGGCAATCTTGTGGGTATTGGTCTTGATACCGGCTTTCCCCCCTACATCCTCAAAGAAGGACATAACAGTCGCGGAATCGCCGGTCTTCTGCAGGTAAAGCGCAAAGGGCCAGGAGAACTTCCAGGCGGCATCGGGGTATTCAATGTTCTTCAGGATGTGCTGTGCGTAGTCAGCGAAATGCTCGGTGTGGCCGGACTCGATCAGGGAGGCTAGCATGCCGATCACGTCATGGTCAAAGACACGGTCGTAGCCGTTCTCGCCAACGTGCAGCTCGTAGTCGTCGGAGATGATCAGCATGTAGATGTACCCCGCCTTGTAGGCGTCGATCAGCTCCTCATACTTCGCGGGGATCGACTGGATATCAACCAGATTTGCCAGGCGGTCGTTCCAGTAAGTCTTCATATGGTCATAATGTGCATCCCAGGAGCCCTGCGCCGCCAGAACCTCATCGGCCGGCCATGCGTAGTCTCCGCCGAAACGATCGGCACCGATGCAGTAGTCGCGCACCACGGTCTTGCCGGCTTCGACCGTCATGGCGTTGGCCGCCGCATCACTCAGCGCGACCAGGTCGGTGCTGACCCTGGGCAGAAGTTTTGTCTCCTCGCTCTTGTTCGTTGTGGTCATGCGGGAATATGCAATCTCGTATTTTTTCCCGTCAATTACCACCAGATCGGAGAAACTTTCCACCTTGTGCGCCATGCCGTTCTTCTCATACTCGCTGACGAAACAGGGCAGATAGCCCTCAGCATTGTACCAGGAGACAGACTTCGCCCCAAGGCTGGTGACGCCAAAGGTGACGATCTTGTTGCCGTTGTCGCGCAGCTTATAGGTGCCGTCGATCCAGGCGATGGGCGCGTCCTTGTCGCCCTCCCAGCCGAAGGAGGCGGTCATGCCGGAGGCATAGGTATTGGCGTAGTTGCCGGACGCCTGAGCGCCCTCCACCGCCTTAATGGCTTTCATCAGCAGCACATACTCCAGGTAGGCCTCCAGATTGGAGGGGTGCTCGCTCTCGGTAACAGCCCTGGCGCTATCCAGCGCCTTGGTCAGCTGCGCGGTGAAGTATTCACTGATATCCTCATTCAGCCACGCCGAGCCGGCCCTTACAGCCTCCTCCAGCAGCGCGACGTAATCGAGCGTGGTGTCCATCTCAGTGGTACTCAGGGCAACACCGCCAATAGACATGTTGCCGTCTTTATGCGCCTTACTGACCAGCTTGCCATACACCTGGATGGAGGTGTTGGGCGCAACGGTAACCGTGTACTTCAGTAATTTGGAGGTGCCGCCGGCAGCCAGCTCGCTGTTGCCGTAAATAGGTTTCGCGGTATCGCCATTGGCATAGATATAGATCTCTGCGCTGGCCTGCCAAATACCGCTGACGAAGGTCAGCGTCTGGATGTTATCGGTTGCGGGCACCTCCAAAACCCATGCGGCCTCTTCGGTCACCTGACCTGTGGTGATGCCGCTGTAGCTCAGAACGCCGCCGGTCTTTAAATTTGCGGCGGACAGGGTGGGGACGCCGTCAGACCAGCTATAAGTAACCGCGGAGTCGCCCATGGTACTCTTCATTGCCAGCCCGCCGACCAGCTCAAAATGCAGGATACCAACAGGCTCCGGGTCGGGAAAATTACCGATCTTCACGCTCAGAGAGGCCGCGGTGTTCTCAGCGTTCCAGTTTTCAGCTGCCGCGTCCGTGATCTTCCCGCTTTCAAAGCTGGTGGTAGAGCTGCTCCACTCGTAGTAATTTTGGCCGCTCAGGGTCTTCTGTGTCATGGCAACGGCATAGGTGGTACCCGCCGTCAACTCAATGTCACCAAAATCCAGTTTCAGGGGCGTCTTGCTCACAATGTCGGCCGCGGGGATTTCGACAGTACCCAGCAGCACTCTATCGGTACTACTGTTAATCCGATAGAGCTTGGCAATCAGATCGCTGGGATCGCCTTTCTTGATCAGGGCAACCTCCAGGTCGACCAGAGCGCCGGATTTGGCGGGGGTGAAGGTCTGATAACGCCAAATCTGGTCCGCGGTTTGACCAAAGGTACGTCCGCTAGCCGCTGACGCATTCATGAAGTCGATAATATCGGGCAGCTCTTCCCCCGTGACATTCATCTTACGGTTCGTCTTTTCTGATGTAAAATGCATCCAGTCAGTGGTGCCAACCGCGGTCAGATCCATGGCGCCAGAAGCGGTTTCAACGCCAACTACCACATGGCTATTGTCGGTAACGACCTCTTCTGCCTTTGCTCCCATGGGGGCCATGAGCGGCAGCAGCAGGGCAAAGGCCATGACCACAGAGAGAATGCGCTTTGCTCTTTTCATAGTTTTTCCTCCTTAAGATGTTTGAATGATAAAATTCAGTGCTCTTAACACAGTTTCAGCAGATCGGAGAAACTGCTCAGCAAGTTTTCCGCCAGCTCGCACTTTACCGCGTCCCCCATGGCCGCATTGTGGAACCCGCCGTCGTGGGCCGCCTGGATGCCGGCCTGGGCGTCCTCCACCACCAGGCACTCCTCCGGCTCCAGCTCCAGCATCTGAGCCGCCTTCAGGAACACCTCGGGGTCGGGCTTGGAATGGGCGATGTTGTTTCCGTCGGAAATGGCGTCAAAGAACTCGGTCAGGCCGATTCGACCCAGGATCAGCCTTGCGTTCCGGCTGGAAGATCCGATCGCCAAGCGCATGCCCTTCCGCCGCAGCGTCTCCAGGGTCTGCCTGGCCTCCTCCGTTACGTCCGCAGGGGTCATCCGCGTCAGCAGACTGCGGTAGGCGTCGTTCTTGGCGGCCGCCATTGTTTCCTTCTCCTCCAGGGTATGGGCTTTATCGGCGCGCTCCAGAATAATTTCCAGAGACGCCATCCGGCTCACGCCCCGAAGACGGTTGTTGATTTCGCGATCAAAATAAATATGCTCCCGGTCGGCCAGCTCTTTCCACGCCAGGTAGTGATACTCATCCGTGAAACAGATTACACCGTCTAGATCAAAGATAACTCCTCTGAGCATTGTTTCCTCCTGGGCCTTGCGCCCGGTGATTCATATTAAAAGACCGTTTCCCGCTGTGCCGACAGCTCCATGGGGCCTCTAATGGTCTCCACCACAATGGGGGGGCCGCCATTGAAAACGCGCACCTGCTCTTGGGTCACGGTCACCTCAAGGGGATTCCCCTGCCAACAGAACCGATAGTTCAGCCGTTTCCACGCTCTGGGCAGGTGGGGGACAATCCGCAGGGTGTGATTGATGACCCGCATACCGCCGAAACCCATGACTGCCGCCTGCCAAATCCCGCCCATGTTGGCACTGTGGATCCCGCCTTCGCTGGAATCCGGCTCCGGCCCCAGATCGGTCTCCGCGGCCCCCCGGAACATCTCATAGGCCTCCTCCATCATGCCCAGATCGCTGGCCAGGATGCTGTGGACTGCCTTGCTCAGAGAGGAATCGTGGAGCGTGCGGGGTTCATAGTATAGATAGTTCTTCCGGCGCAGATCGCCGGGGAAAAGCTCCTCGCGCAGGAACATCAACTGCACCACATCCGCCTGCTTTGCAACCTGGAAATTGCGCAGCATCTGGAAGTTGTAGTCCTTCAGGATCTCACCCACGCTCTGGGCATTGCGGTAACACGTCAAATCCAGCTGCCGCTGATCCATGTAGCCGTCAAATTGGGGCACGATACCACTTTCTGGATCAGGCTGGGGTAGATACATCCTGTCCAGCCGCTCCCGCAGCCGCTCCCGCAGACCTGCCAAGCCGATCTTGGCATCCAGCCTTTGACGGAGCTCCGGATTCTGATCCAGCCGATCCAGCGCCCGCAGACCCAGCTCCATGTTCCGTGCCGCCAGATAATTGGTATAGGCATTGTTGTTCACGTCAACCTGGTATTCATCCGGGCCAATGACATGGCGGATTTCATACCGGTTCTCATTTTTGTTCCACTCCACCCGGCTGGACCAGAATCTCGCCGTCTCCAGCAGTATCTCAAACCCGCACCGCTCCAGGAATTCCATGTCGCCGGTGGCGTTGTAGTACTGGTGCACCGCAAAGGCGATGTCCGCCGTCACATGGTGCTCGATCTCGCCGGTCTCACAGGGCAGGATTTTGCCGGTCACCAGGTCTACACCCAGATTGTCCGGGGTCACGTCCCCATCGTCTATCCAGGCCGATTCCCAGGGGTACATGGCACCCTGGTACCCTCTCTTTTGGGCCAGAGCCCTGGCGCCAGACAAGGTCCAATACCGGTATTCCAGCAGGTTTTTTCCAACCTCCGGCCAGGTAAACAGAAAAAAGGGGAAAATAAAAATCTCTGTGTCCCAGAAAGAATGTCCCTTATAGCCCTCACCGCTCAGGCCCTTGGCGCCGATGCCCATACGGCTGTCCCGGTGATTGGTCATGATATTCAAGTGATAGATGGCAAATCGGATGGCAACCTGATCCCGCGTATCCTCCGAGTCCAGCTGTACATCGTGTCTCTCCCAAAACCGCGTCCAGACCTTGCTGCTGGCCTCCAGCACATCGGCGTAGCTATTACCAATGACGCCTCTGAACCGCTCCAGGCTGTCAATAAATACCCGCTCATTCGCTTCCTGGGCCCTCAGCTCCCGGTATTCCATATCCCTGCCGGTGTAGACCGACGCCAATTTCTCCAGCACCAGAGTCTGACCGGCCTCTAAGCGGAGCGTATACTCCCCGCCCAGATATCGTCTGGAGGTCACGATCTTCATTGGAATGGATTCCTCCACCCCGTCCACCAGCAATCGGTGGCTTGCATGGATCATCACCTGAATTCCAGAGTTCAGAGTCCGGCAGGGATATTCCATAATGCTTCCATCATATACGCGGGCATGGCCCTCCACCGTGTGCTGGGTGCCGGAGTTGGTCACCCGACCATCGATGCCGCTGGTGATGACCACTTCCACACTCTTATCTGTTGTAAGGATCACCTGGGAGTCCAGCAAATGGACATCCGACATAGATACCGTCCGCCGCCAGGTCATTTTCAGCGTGGCGCCCTGCGGGCTTACCCAGCAGACCTGCCGCGTCGTTTCACCGTTGTAGAGGTTCAGTTTCTGGCTGTAGGTTTCCACCTGGCCAATCAGCATAGAAAAGTTCTGCCCGGCGATCCGCAGGCCAATATTGGTGACGTCCGGCAAGTTCGGCAGCTCAGACACCTCACTGTCATGAAACCGGTCAAAGGTACCGGATACAAACAGGTTCCGGGTCTGTCCCTCGTACTGCTCATCCAGAGCAGCGCGCTGCCCCAGATAGCCGTTACCCTGGGAAAAAATCGCTTCGTACTTTGCCATGAATTCTGGATGAAAGGTCTGTTCCTCCAGGATCCAGCCCGAAGCCATATTGGCGGTCAGCGCACCGTCCTGTGCCGTCATTGGCAATCCTCCCTAAATTCTATATCGATGGGCCATTAGCCCTTCAGCCCCGATGCGGCTACACTCTGTTGAACCTGTTTCTGCATGAACAGATACAAAACCACTCCGGGAACGATGACCAGCGTCAGAGCGGCAAACATCTTCGTGTAGTCATAGGAGAAAGACTGATTGAAAAACTGCAGTGCGACGGGCATGGTGCGGGCATTCGCGGTATGGGTCAGCATGGAGGCATAGAAGTACTCGTTCCAATTGTTCAAAAACATCAGGATGCCGGCAGTGGCCATGCCGCTCTTCGCCAGGGGCATATTGATGACCCAGAAGGTGCGCAGAAAGCCCGCGCCATCCATGCGGGCGGCCTCGTCCAGGTCCTTGGGAACGGACAGGAATGCCGCCCTCAGGATAAACAGAGACATGGCCA contains the following coding sequences:
- a CDS encoding conserved hypothetical protein (Evidence 4 : Homologs of previously reported genes of unknown function), with product MTAQDGALTANMASGWILEEQTFHPEFMAKYEAIFSQGNGYLGQRAALDEQYEGQTRNLFVSGTFDRFHDSEVSELPNLPDVTNIGLRIAGQNFSMLIGQVETYSQKLNLYNGETTRQVCWVSPQGATLKMTWRRTVSMSDVHLLDSQVILTTDKSVEVVITSGIDGRVTNSGTQHTVEGHARVYDGSIMEYPCRTLNSGIQVMIHASHRLLVDGVEESIPMKIVTSRRYLGGEYTLRLEAGQTLVLEKLASVYTGRDMEYRELRAQEANERVFIDSLERFRGVIGNSYADVLEASSKVWTRFWERHDVQLDSEDTRDQVAIRFAIYHLNIMTNHRDSRMGIGAKGLSGEGYKGHSFWDTEIFIFPFFLFTWPEVGKNLLEYRYWTLSGARALAQKRGYQGAMYPWESAWIDDGDVTPDNLGVDLVTGKILPCETGEIEHHVTADIAFAVHQYYNATGDMEFLERCGFEILLETARFWSSRVEWNKNENRYEIRHVIGPDEYQVDVNNNAYTNYLAARNMELGLRALDRLDQNPELRQRLDAKIGLAGLRERLRERLDRMYLPQPDPESGIVPQFDGYMDQRQLDLTCYRNAQSVGEILKDYNFQMLRNFQVAKQADVVQLMFLREELFPGDLRRKNYLYYEPRTLHDSSLSKAVHSILASDLGMMEEAYEMFRGAAETDLGPEPDSSEGGIHSANMGGIWQAAVMGFGGMRVINHTLRIVPHLPRAWKRLNYRFCWQGNPLEVTVTQEQVRVFNGGPPIVVETIRGPMELSAQRETVF
- the yvdM gene encoding Beta-phosphoglucomutase, giving the protein MLRGVIFDLDGVICFTDEYHYLAWKELADREHIYFDREINNRLRGVSRMASLEIILERADKAHTLEEKETMAAAKNDAYRSLLTRMTPADVTEEARQTLETLRRKGMRLAIGSSSRNARLILGRIGLTEFFDAISDGNNIAHSKPDPEVFLKAAQMLELEPEECLVVEDAQAGIQAAHDGGFHNAAMGDAVKCELAENLLSSFSDLLKLC
- a CDS encoding exported hypothetical protein (Evidence 5 : No homology to any previously reported sequences), coding for MKRAKRILSVVMAFALLLPLMAPMGAKAEEVVTDNSHVVVGVETASGAMDLTAVGTTDWMHFTSEKTNRKMNVTGEELPDIIDFMNASAASGRTFGQTADQIWRYQTFTPAKSGALVDLEVALIKKGDPSDLIAKLYRINSSTDRVLLGTVEIPAADIVSKTPLKLDFGDIELTAGTTYAVAMTQKTLSGQNYYEWSSSTTSFESGKITDAAAENWNAENTAASLSVKIGNFPDPEPVGILHFELVGGLAMKSTMGDSAVTYSWSDGVPTLSAANLKTGGVLSYSGITTGQVTEEAAWVLEVPATDNIQTLTFVSGIWQASAEIYIYANGDTAKPIYGNSELAAGGTSKLLKYTVTVAPNTSIQVYGKLVSKAHKDGNMSIGGVALSTTEMDTTLDYVALLEEAVRAGSAWLNEDISEYFTAQLTKALDSARAVTESEHPSNLEAYLEYVLLMKAIKAVEGAQASGNYANTYASGMTASFGWEGDKDAPIAWIDGTYKLRDNGNKIVTFGVTSLGAKSVSWYNAEGYLPCFVSEYEKNGMAHKVESFSDLVVIDGKKYEIAYSRMTTTNKSEETKLLPRVSTDLVALSDAAANAMTVEAGKTVVRDYCIGADRFGGDYAWPADEVLAAQGSWDAHYDHMKTYWNDRLANLVDIQSIPAKYEELIDAYKAGYIYMLIISDDYELHVGENGYDRVFDHDVIGMLASLIESGHTEHFADYAQHILKNIEYPDAAWKFSWPFALYLQKTGDSATVMSFFEDVGGKAGIKTNTHKIASERVVYGNILDEDGKPARIMKITNAIDSNGYWVIDNWAALFGLTTYSYLCDELFALTDEEKYKTESDWAKAEYDSLLKSMEAVLADTMKKYDFSYIPISMVVPNELSARSDIRDGNWGAHYLFGRWNWDGYLFGADQNTWLLDQTDATYDYIIAQKSAVFDSPYNMGGYPHGFYSSSYNAGYFSAALSGEKYRDGGIESYLWMINNSMSGLYGWWEGVAYPDETTNLWDRASSNGGGGSCQHMWGQSTATKVLLDSFLAEKGDGSIIAGRGLPLEFNGDGEKIEISNWLCNAGKRIGFKMETDDKTITFTLTGDTLENAVSLELLALVDNIDSVSVGCTYDVAAGAVHIPAGVKSVTIEMVRDVADQIERDDARQELEQVIAEGKNVDQTQYVTSTAKALKLAIEAAEAVVKNGTAAEFGQAAAAIRAAVEGLVELRTYDVVFDYYTNVSFMKDPTFGQRDDQRMRYGTIRTGDAAVTFNKILVNLKKLTAPWGDVLISIHTLKADKKTLDGVIATARLKVEDVVNGGANTLTFGEPVTLEADTYYAIVFAMDNTDGVYGAYAYDSGPLADPSLYAAKIKGDGSVVDESFLGTPKVKLFRDKTDKTALDAAVEAAPAGLNPDAVAVLLDRAATQRQIDDALAAVKTEAPQQPDSGNSQPTPKAVLAQKKSQALTELDDYAAKLTEEADDSQKAVIQDVLRDYRAKITAAADVNAVEAVVKEAKAALAAAAVSPEEKYADVDRNAWYYEAVKFMISSGYMKGVSETRFDVDGTVTRDQLVTILYRVAGNPGVKDLANPFADVKGSTWYTDAVIWAASSGVVKGISDTLFAPEMTVTREQIVTILYRYSGAEKDETDHLKAFTDAGAISDYAVDAMNWAVGEGLINGVSSTTLSPQGAATRAQISAILMRFQTVSQTVSGITALI
- a CDS encoding Basic membrane protein: MKKHGFKKIISMILAVGLLASAAGCGNSASGGGNSASPGDSQGAGEKTKIVLLLNGYLGDLAWYDCSAAGINAIKEKYPNEVETKIIEMTTDKSKYDSIIKDTLSEDWDVIVAGSWTMVEYIENAAKDYPEKEFWFFDEPIEGIENVYSMSYNANEGSFLAGMAAASVSKTGVIGFIGGEDSTIVNDSLVGYLEGAAYVNPDIKAMVSYTGNWDDSAKGKELALVQYNAGADVVFQLASNAGIGVFEAAKETGKLAIGSDTDQSAIFQESDPAKSEAILTSSLKRVDTSLLHAYELYKENEIPYGTCEKLGLDKDCVGIVENDIFSAHVTADQAAKIAQAKQDIIGGKLKVSSAYGMSTEEISAFKDKFIK
- a CDS encoding hypothetical protein (Evidence 5 : No homology to any previously reported sequences) — translated: MHDLCQLFLALFIIFDFLHIFRLTILNEYTKIVLVDNKRLLIHKIRKAQDVCGQPLRTWQRPRESLPLPFPLSSTKSRSLFQRAPAKRS
- a CDS encoding Sugar-binding domain protein, translated to MRATIKDVAKAAGVSPSTVSLIINEKPVPISKGTREKVMRAVNELHYRPNQLAVGLVTNTTNTIGLILPDSNNPFFASLSNQIEIRLRHENLNVIIGNTGGDPQITRQYLRIFSDRRVDGIVLAQLDFENEEETAKCQELLRNIDIPIVYVDRVAGDGNHFSVEVDQTQIGYLATKHLLDLGHRQIGCASGSIRLNVNARRYEGYRMAFEECRLSVNPDLLFCDSLSIECGRRALPCLLGQNVSAIFAFNDMIAYGIYKECHSYNLSIPHNLSVIGVDDIALSDIIYPPLTTVAQPVSEIAEHAVSGMLNLLQNPKEHQNAVAKLNPILKVRGSTTKTG